aatgaatcATGCATACCGACACTTATTGAACTGTATGGCAAGGCAATCAGATACTTAAATTAACCCATCGCCGATTGCTGTAGCACAGCTTCTGTTTTCAGAGTTCACAACATGTGTCCAAGGAACGACAACGACAGCACCCATGACCCACCGGAAATCCGGTGGACTCAAAAGGCATACCTGCTCCTCCTACCTTAGCAACGCCGCCATGCACCTGACGGTCCTGACCTACCTGAACCGCAAAAGCCGCTTCGTAGATTTGCAATAACAATCAGCCTGAGTGCAATTAGAGCTTATCTTACTCTCTCTATTTCGAAGTGTCTGTACTTTTGGGGTAGTTTTAATCAAAATTCATCAACTTTGAGCGATATTTTAGACAGAAATACCAAAATATGTAATACCGAACAAATGAAATAAATGAAGATGTATTTAATAAGTGCTAATGATACTAGTTTGGTGTTGAACATATTGGTGCTTTCCCCCCACAAAGCTAGTCAAAGCTGTCAGAGTTTGACTTAAAACAACCCAAATATACAGACGTTTATAAACATAGAGTATCTTTTTAAAGGGTATTCGGTATTTACCAACCAAAAATTGTCCCGATGTCCAAATGCCACTCAAAATTTTGGGATTCCAAATCTACCACTTAAATTTTGCATCGCGTACAAATTAACCACCACATTTTGTTGACCATCAAATTTCTGATGAAAAGATAGTTTTGTCCCTAGTTACTATGTTGATTTTCCCCATACGATGTGCTATCAGGAAACTTTTCATTCCAATTTTTTAACATGATCAAGTTTGGAATAAGTTTCAccaagaaaacaacaacaacattaattttggataaaaaaaataaaaaatctagGAGCTAGCACTTCCGCTTAATTAGCTTAAAATCACAATTTTTAGAAAACTGATAACTGAAAGCTTCTATACGGTCAACTAATAGTCAACTGATTGTAGTGGTTTATTTGTATGCGATGCAATTTGAGTGAATTGGAAGCCGGCAATTTTGAGTGGTATAATTGGAAGTCTGAAATTTCGAGTGGCATTTGGGCAAATTCTGGATGGCAAATACGAAATTTTCTctctattttttaaataagTATTTCCATGGGAGTCAAAATTAAATATGGAGATTGACAGATGCATTTACGAATGTAAATATTGTCAGTCACGAATACCGAGTGAGTCGAACATGGACGAATTCAATAACGCTTATTTAGCAGAAGGTAAACCATGTATAAAAATAGAGATAATGTGTAGTTGGTGTGAAGACCTATCTTAAAGATAATTGCTCTTACGATGTTATTCACTTGGTGTGAAGACCCATCTTAAAGATAACAACTGCTTCATTGCAGGAAGTATAAAAATATAGATAAGGTGAAGTTGCAAATCTAGAGGTGAATTGTGTCGAAAAACTTTGGATGTTTAAACATGTCCTCCTACAGGGACCTGTTTGTGATAAAAGGCAGAGCCGGGGAGTGGAGGTGGAATAAACCCTGACCCGTGACCGTGATGACCACTACCACTGTTCCTCCCTTTGTATAAAGAGAACCGGGTAGGCAGGACACTCCCTCCAGTCTCATTTTTGCTGGTACCAGAAGGAAAACACACACCGACCCGGGAAAACAGGGGAGCAAGAGACAGACAGAGAaagagcagctgctgcagctagCAGCGGCAGCTGGGAAACAGAGAGCCAAAAatgcgcagcggcggcggcggcgggcgtgaggacgacgaggccgggCAGAAGCTGAAGAGCATGGACGTGGACAAGATGGAGAACGGCGCCGACGACAGCCCGCGGCCGCTCGTCAAGTACCACGGCTGGAAGGCCATGCCCTTCATCATCGGTACGCATATGACGCAAATTTTGCTCCAGTCTCTGAAGAAAAGAGTACTACTCGTACAAATGAAATTTTGGTGCGAGAGCATGGCTGAGTGGTTTGAATCTGCGTGCGGCAGGGAACGAGACGTTCGAGAAGCTGGGGACGCTGGGCACGTCGGCGAACCTGCTGGTGTACCTGACGCAGGTGTTCCACATGCAGAGCGTGGACGCCGCGACGCTGCTCAACGGGCTCAACGGCACCACCAGCCTCGCCcccatcgtcggcgccttcctgTCCGACGCCTACCTCGGCCGCTACCTCGCGCTCGCCATCGCCTCTGTCGCATCCCTCATCGTGAGTCCTCCTCCTGCCAAGCAGATCCAGCTCCTCAATTTCCTCCTTTCTCGCTACTCCCTTGGCTGCAATTGTGATCGAACCGGCGGCGTCCATGCCATTGGGCTGATCCGCCTCCGAATTTGGGAATCGGATCGGGATTCGAGGCGGATGTCGGGTGCCGGATTTGGGGGTTGGAGTCTCGCGGCACTGCTACCCTGTACTGTACCGCAGTTTCCATTCTCGGGTTCAGATTCAGTTCTCCTCTCTGGTTGGGCTGGGAGTTGGGACTGTAGATCGATGGGAGTTGGTGGCCTGTCCTGTGACTTTCGACTTGGCCGCCTACTACGCCTCAGCTCAATTCTTATTTTTATATCTTCTGCGTCGTTTGGAAAAATTATGGGCGGGCGGCACGTGGGACGATTCGACCGCGTGCTTTTCCTGCTCTGCTCTCCGTGGGAGTATTTGTTTGGTCGCAAATGTGGGTTGGGATTATGAGTAGTGCGATTAGATTTAGAGCGGTGTCAGGGACAGTATACAGGTGTTTTACGAGTACTTCTCTTTGTTCTTGCGGTAATGGCGTTTTACGAGCTTAATCGGCAGATTTTTCAGGCCATTTATTAGTCGGTCTGATAGGTGGGCCGGATCCCACGGCTCGTATTCGCTGATGTTAAGCAACTGCTGAACGTTTCGATGTGTCAAATAGGTTGTTGAGTTGAATTGGTGCTAAGTAGACGCTCTTTTATTCTTCTTCTACGTGTTAACTACCCGATTAGCGTGTTCTACGTAGGCGCCTGATCTAAATACTAATCTACaccatgatgatgatgacgccGTACCAAAAAGAAGGCGTGACAAAGCGGCCTAATCCAAACATAGCGGCGCAGCAGTGTAACTCATCATTACCGCTCCACTAACCCCTGAGTGTTAATTAACGGGAGTCTAATTATTACGTGGCTAGCTAACTAGGAGTGCTATGTTATTTTTCCAAGTGAGTCGTGCACAGCACATCTAAGCTAGTAAGCTAAGCAAGGCTGCTAGCTGCTCCCCACCACGTCTCCATGATAAGATCTGAGCCCTGGACTATAATTGGTGGAGTAGTACGTGCTCCAGCAAGTAAGATATTGTTAAAGACCCAGCCCAAGCCAAACACATGTGCCTGTCCCATTTTCGAACTCGACCATCATATGTCAAGACGTAGTGTGGACTACTAGTATAATGCCAATTTGTACTCAACGTCTACCCTCCACGATTCCTCTACCAACTTGCACCGCTATGCTGAATGCCGGTACaaacaaccaaacaaacaagcTGGTTCCTTGTGATACGGATCTCAGCGCCTTTCTCAACGAGGGAAACCTTCGGGTTGGTGGTGCCTTGGTAGTGGATCACCTCACCTCCTCAACCACACCGACCGTGTGCACCGTGCAAGAGCCGAAGCAAAATCCCTCTTCCCCCTTTTGCCGTTTGGTTAAAGCTCCATCTTACCAAAAACAAGGCCGATATAGCACGTGCCGCTTGTAAAAGAGCTCCGTCTATTACACGTACGACTGAATTTTTAAGGTGAATCGTATGGCTGGCTGCTGGGATGGTTGACTGAAATTTAAGGAGCGCATGAGCAGTCAAATGGTTTCAGAGGTTTGGAAATGAAATTCATCCATCCCTCCTGTAGAGAATTCGAGGTGGACCTAACACACTACGAGAGGGTCTATTCACCTATACCAACtactttggtgtagttgattagtccctttttatttctacttacttagtgcaagcttccgggcggcagagccactcacgtaaagcaagtcttgaatccgggcggctatgccactcacgttgaaacaagaccgttgtgattccgggcgaatccgctcacgttaaatcacaacttatatgcactaagtacttagaaataacaaggcctcaccgggagacttatatgaacaaagtagtactatattgctttaggaatattagtacaagagagagcatacacaccttacacttgctcacaccttgttctccaccttcttcacttctttattctctactacacaaggtgtgaggcaagagcctctatttataggactacatggccattggatctttgacatgtatcaaaatcttagccattgatacaaaatatctaaaacCTTCCACACACTTCTACATAAACATCTAGATACTACAAGGTTTccgatttatttattttaaactcctattctagagtattccaaagcttcttcatgcatatctaaacactagaaggttccctcttttatttattttatattttagagtattccatagtaatgtcttctttcttgtaatattgagaacactctagaagcttgcattgtattctccaacacCTCCTTATCCGGATGTACATGCATGTAGAGTACTACGGAGTGTATGTCTATCTGTCTTTTGTCAGTGGCTGCCAACTAGGAAgtggccgccggccgccatcAACATTGACCAGCTCTCACTTCTAGCGTGGAAAATGGCGCGCACTGTGCAGTCCAGGACACGCAGATCCCTCTCGCTCCCTTGTTTCCTCCCGTTGGCGCCGGAAAGACCCAACCGTGTGTTTCGGGTCTCGAAACGGAACGAAGCAGCCCATGTTGCCGTATCGATGCCAGCCACCTACCTATCTACCTACCCCGATCTCAGGACCCCGATCAGTCTCCACCAAGAAGTGGATGCGAATCGTGAGATGGGCAGGGCACCCCAACCAGGCAACCATCAAGCCCTTGCCTGGCTGGAAGGTTCTATGCTCGACTGATTGCCTGACAGCGAAAGCCGCTGGAGGGGATGGGTTAGTGGGAAGCACACCCAGCCAGCCGCGCGCGCCGTGTCGTGTTCCGAACTCCGGCATGTGCACTGTTCGCGGGTTTGGACTGCACTGGGCCTTGGCTGCAAAGGGTGGCCCAATGGTTTGGTGTGTATTGGGGATTCTGGGGCCCGGTTGGGCGTTTGTATGCTGTAGTGGACGCGCAGGGCCCATACAGGACACTAtgtcccctcaaaaaaaaattggttgtgATTGTGATCTCACTCAAAAGAACATGAAACATCATTCGGCATGCACTGAGCTCAACATCGCATGAATCGTGTTGCTTGCATTGTGCAAGCGGCCTGATCTTATCAACTCTGCACGGATTGAAATGTTTTCAAAACATCAGTTACGGtgatcaaaattcaaaaacatCAAATTGGTAATTGCGCAGAGCGATATAACGGATTCAAAGCTACTACTGTTGTTCCCCCTCCAGCATCGACCACTGACGCGCCTTGCTCTGCTTTGTTTCCTCCCAACAGGGCATGTTCTTCCTGACGCTGACGGCCGGCGCGGACAGCCTGCACCCGCCGGAatgcggcgcgggcgaggtcTGCCAGAAGGCGACGTCCTACCAGTTCGCGGTGCTCTTCATCTCCTTCGCGTTCCTGGTGATCGGGTCGGCGGGGATCCGTCCTTGCAGCATGCCGTTCGGCGCCGACCAGTTCGACCCGCACACGGAGTCCGGCAAGCGTGGCATCAACAGCTTCTTCAACTGGTACTACTTCACCTTCACCTCGGCGATGCTggtgtccgccacggtcatcATCTACGTGCAGAGCAACGTCAGCTGGCCGATCGGGCTCGGCATCCCGACGGCGCTCATGTTCCTCGCCTGCGTGCTCTTCTTCATGGGCACCAAGCTGTACGTGCGTGTCATCCCCGAGGGGAGCCCCTTCACCACCATCGTGCAGGTGTTCGCCGCGGCCGTCAGCAAGCGGTCGCTGAAGCAGGCCAAGGACCCGAAGCAGGATCTTTTCGACCCGCCGCATACCAGCAACGTCGTGTCCAAGCTGGCTCACACGGACCAGTTCAGGTGCCTGGACAAGGCGGCCATGGTGGCGTCCCCGGAGGAGGTGAGACCCGGCGGTGCGGCGCCCGTGAACCCGTGGAGGCTCTGCACGGTGCAGCAGGTGGAGGAGGTGAAATGCCTCATCAGGATCGTGCCAGTTTGGTCCACGGGGATCATCTACTACGTGGCCGTGGTGCAGCAGTCCACCTACGTGGTCTTCTCCGCGCTGCAGTCCGACAGACGCCTCGGCAGCAGCTTCCACGTCCCCGCCGCGTCGTTCACCGTCTTCGCCATGCTGGCACAGACGCTGTGGATCCCCATCTACGACAGGATCCTCCTGCCAAGGCTCCGGAAGGTCACCGGGAAAGACGAAGGGTTCACGCTGCTGCAGCGCCAGGGGATCGGGATCGCGCTCTCCACGGTGGCCATGGTCATCTCGGCCATCGTCGAGGACCGGCGCAGGGACATCGCGCTCAACCAGCCGGTCATCGGCACCACGCAGACCGGGGGCGGCATCTCGGCCATGTCCAGCTTCTGGATGGTGCCGCAGCTCATGATCCTGGGGCTCTCCGAGGCGTTCAACCTCATCAGCCAGATCGAGTTCTACTACAAGGAGATCCCGGAGCACATGAGGAGTGTCGCCGGGGCGCTCGCGTTCTGCAACCTCGCGCTGGGGAACTACCTCAGTGGGTTCTTGACGACGATAGTGCACCAGACCACGGGAGCTGGGCAGAACTGGCTGGCGCAGGATCTTAACAAGGGGAGGCTCGATCTCTTCTACTGGATGATCGCCGGCATTGGCGTCTTCAACTTCGTTTACTTTATGATCTGTGCCAGGTGGTACAGGTTCAAGGGAGCCAGCAACTGATGGGGAGATGCATGCGTGCAAATTGAAATGGTCGATTAAGTTGTGGCAAAGGGGGAACAGGAAGGTGGGGGTAGAATAAGGTCAGATGTTAATTCGTGTGTCTTGGATACAACAGTAgctatttccttttttttggttttggttaTGAGTTCAATCTACAGAATTAAGTGGATgggaaaaagaggaagagaggtAAACAAAAGTGGGGCTGTTTCTTGTAAGTTGTTAAATTGAAAGATAAATTAATGTCTTTCTCGATTCAAGCATATGCCTTCAACTAATACTGTGACTCGTGAATTAGTAAAACGGAGAGTACGTTCACATTTCAATTGTGTTTGTCGGAACTCAGCTAGCATGTAAACGGGACCTTCTCAGGGCAGAAGTCAGAAGCTAACCGTCTGCATATCAGTTACCATTGTGTttgtcagaactcagaagctAACCTTGCACATATTAATTTCCGTTGCGCTTGTTAGAACTCAGAAGCTAACCTTCTGCACAAGATACAGCAATCCCATCCAGATATAAGGCCAATGCAATTATGCAAAGCAATGCACATCACAGCAATGCCAGGCCCTGTTTGCTCAGAAAGCTCGTGAATGAATATACTGACAAGCAAGCCACCACCTTCACAAACTAACCAGGACAATTTTGCTATGACGTGATATGTACATTGTTACACACAATGAAGGTGAACTACCCACCACCACAGGGGCATTTTGAGTGAACCGCTATGCTTCTCCAGGGAGAAAGAGGGGGGAAGAAAAGAATACAAAGCTATATTCTTCTCCCATCCCAACGTGGGTAAAGACAACACCTACACTGTTTAAGTTGTACAgggctctaaaaaaaattaagaaacaACTTAGGGCAAAGCTGATTAGCTACAAGGAGGAACCGGTCTAATCAGCTGGCACCAATGACGCCGATCATGATCTATAATCTACAAAAACGCTGCAAGGATGCAGCTTCAAGTCAAGTGACAATCAGAAGGTTGTTTTCATGCCCATGGTTGTTCAGAGTGGGGCGCAGCGGGTCATTCCTCCAAACACCATCGACAATAAATTTAATCTGAAGCACAAGCAGGAACTATCAAATGATGTGAAAGTAGTGATGAATGGAAGCACAATAGAGGACCATTACCTCATATCTACCAGGATACAACCTCAGGTTTAAGGAAAAAATGCCTCTTTCTGATTTTTCCATCCTTCTCTGCAATAATGGGGTTTCTGATTAGATTATCTTCAGGAATGAGATGGCCGTGATGAAAATGTGTAGACTGCAGTTATCGTTCCAATTTCCAATTTAAACATGCAACAGGGATCACGTTATAAATTGCGGCCTATGGCAAATATCGCAGGGCTTCTCCAGCAGCTAATAGCAGAGCTGCTCTAGATAGCAGCTAAATTGTGAAGGGAGAGAAATAGCTGGAAATTATTCAAACGGCGCCGCTATAGCTGACTGTAGCTGGCTATTTAAAACCTTTATTAGGCATAGACATCCGCAGAATGTGATTAAGCATGCAAGCACATAACTATGTATTATGATAAGGAGACCTTCATCACACAACTAAAAGCAGACAATATTCCAACAGATGTACATCACATTGTTGGAAAATTGGTAGTTTGAAAGCTATACCAAAAGGATCATGACAAAGAGTGAAATGGCATAACAACTTCATGTCTTCATATTTCCTACTCCGTAACCAGATGTGATTTGTATTAAGATTCTTTCACTACCTTACTGATTGATTTGAATTATTTATGTGCTACCAGGGAATGCAAAtatgaagtactccctccgttccataattcttgtctccaatttgcccaaaaatgaatgtatctactcctaaaaagtgtctagatacatgtaagatttcaacaagaattatggaacagagggagtagcaaacaTAAATAAAACAGCATCCCATACAAATGTGAAACTCGGATCTATAATAACAGAACTATCCCTTCAGGACTCTACATTTAGTAATTTTCCTATACGTGACCGAACTGAAAAACATCTATATTGATATTTTTGGATATGTCAATCCTGAGACCCTTATCCTGCACTGACTAAATCTTAGTTAAAaggtagtactccctccgatccataataagtgtctcagattttgtactaagtacAAAGTTGTTCTAAATTTGTACTTATTACTGGGTCTTGCCTATTAAAGGACCCTCGATGAGGAAGTAGTCAAACAAGAAATAGAAGAACAAGTCTTCTATCTTGACCCTGGGGAGAGAGCCCTCCCACCCCCTCCTCAGCCCTACCCAGCGCAGCCTTCTACACTGCCACATCCACGGATCATAACAGCCAAGCTCGTTAAGTTCTCCGAGATGAAGGTTTCCATGTAAATCTTTTACTGCAGCTAATCATATCTGATGCTTTGTTTTGTAAACATATATCATAGATCCACAGATCCATAGATGGATTAATTGCTCAGCATCACAAGGTGTTAGCAGTTAATTGCATTTCCAAACGTGCAAAAGAAGAAGTAATATAGTCAGCTTTAATCTATTTATTAATCCTCAACTTAACACAGCAATACTATGGAATTCTGGACAACAGGACAGAGTGACGGAATTTAAAACCTTGAAATGCCACCCCTTCTTTAGTTACTCGGTACTATTCAAGTATTCAAACATAATAATAGAGAATTGGAACAGGTACTTACTTGACTTGTCCAGCCGTCAAAAGACCCGGTCAATAGAACTTCTGAAGCAGGATTGGGCCACACAAGGTAAACTGTGCGGAGCTCACTCAGAGCCTTCTCAACTTCATCCAAcctcctctgcttctcctCAATTATTTTGTTCCTTTCACTGATATCATGAttacaattaaaaaaaagagaattaCATGAAATACAAAGCATAGATGATCAGTACTCGATCATGAGGTGGGCATACATTATTTCAAGCGCCATCTTGCCTTCTAATACTGCTATTTTGGCACGGATTGATCGTAGTTCTTCCTGAGCATGCATTACTTTTGTCTCTTCAAATTCCCAATCATCAGAGAGCCCATTCACCACATTTGTTCCATCACCATTTGACTggaaaatgaaacaacaaagaCCGATGCTTAGACTGACTAGTACAGTGCTGCTGATCAAAGATGAGATACATCAAAGATGCTAttattaatttaattcaaGGTCTGCTGATCTCAACTAGCCATAGACCACCAATATTCCTCGATTCCGGCTGAGAGCAGTTAATATGCTGATTACCAATAATAAGATAGTTCTACAGAAACCTCATAATGTTGTGTAATAATGCATCGAGTAAATCCTTGCAACTTCTTGCACGTAAAAATGACTAGCACAAATGCATTCGTTGCTTCAAGGGAATATCCTCAGCTATACCATTGGCATGTGCAAAATTACACAACCGCAAGAAAAGATAGGGGATGGATGGAAACGCTACTAAACATATTATTGTGAAAAGTACAGATAATACCAAAATTTATGAGAGTGGTTCTGTTGGCAAATCAACTCATACAATTTTCATATTGCACTCTACATATCAATTAGGACAGTCTTATACTATTAGCCAAAGTTTAAAATATTTGACTGCATGCTTCCCACGGTGGCACTTTTTGGTGATGGGAGAGGGTATGATGCAGGCAGAGGGTTATTTGTATACAATGAAAACTAGAGTTAGCGGCATCTCTGTTTTGTTAGGAACAGCAGAACTATTTCTACTACAAGTAAAAACATCATGACAAATGCAGAACAAGTGAACAAACAATGCAAAACAACACTTGAAGCTCAAGATCACGTAGCCCCACTAGTATTCCACAACAAAAGATAGACAAGTAAAGAAGATAACGTGAAGCAATAGATACACACCAGATCTGTCAAAACACTGTCGAATCTTGATCTTAATGTCTTAAGAGCATCAGTAAGATCCAATTCCAAATTTTGAAGACGTGCATGTATCTCATCTCTTTCAGAGTCTACACCATCACTAGGATAATCACTTATAGCCACACCATTAGATGGTCCTGGAATGTCATCTTGAACCAATGCGATGTCTAGGTCATCATGTTTCAACACCTTTTTGCTGCCAGAAGGATGGATCTCAGCGACTGCGAATATATCGAGTGTGTCAATAAATTAATTATATAGCAAATATGATGCACATCAAGCAAAAGTTAAGTTAACATAAAACCTTGGAAATCAGAAAAACCGCCCCTGTCAAGTGACCATGTTCGCCAAGCATCATTTGTCGAATTCCTTGAGGATTTGTTGTCC
This is a stretch of genomic DNA from Brachypodium distachyon strain Bd21 chromosome 1, Brachypodium_distachyon_v3.0, whole genome shotgun sequence. It encodes these proteins:
- the LOC100843012 gene encoding protein NRT1/ PTR FAMILY 2.11, with protein sequence MRSGGGGGREDDEAGQKLKSMDVDKMENGADDSPRPLVKYHGWKAMPFIIGNETFEKLGTLGTSANLLVYLTQVFHMQSVDAATLLNGLNGTTSLAPIVGAFLSDAYLGRYLALAIASVASLIGMFFLTLTAGADSLHPPECGAGEVCQKATSYQFAVLFISFAFLVIGSAGIRPCSMPFGADQFDPHTESGKRGINSFFNWYYFTFTSAMLVSATVIIYVQSNVSWPIGLGIPTALMFLACVLFFMGTKLYVRVIPEGSPFTTIVQVFAAAVSKRSLKQAKDPKQDLFDPPHTSNVVSKLAHTDQFRCLDKAAMVASPEEVRPGGAAPVNPWRLCTVQQVEEVKCLIRIVPVWSTGIIYYVAVVQQSTYVVFSALQSDRRLGSSFHVPAASFTVFAMLAQTLWIPIYDRILLPRLRKVTGKDEGFTLLQRQGIGIALSTVAMVISAIVEDRRRDIALNQPVIGTTQTGGGISAMSSFWMVPQLMILGLSEAFNLISQIEFYYKEIPEHMRSVAGALAFCNLALGNYLSGFLTTIVHQTTGAGQNWLAQDLNKGRLDLFYWMIAGIGVFNFVYFMICARWYRFKGASN